A single Struthio camelus isolate bStrCam1 chromosome 6, bStrCam1.hap1, whole genome shotgun sequence DNA region contains:
- the CYP27C1 gene encoding cytochrome P450 27C1 isoform X2, with translation MVAQVLRAEGRAPQRANMESWQEYRDLRGRATGLISAEGEQWLKMRSVLRQKILKPKDVAVFSGGVNEVITDLIKRIHTLRSQEDDRETVTNVNNLFFKYSMEGVATILYECRLGCLENSVPQQTVEYIEALELMFSMFKTTMYAGAIPKWLRPLIPKPWREFCRSWDGLFKFSQIHVDNKLKAIQSQLDQGKEVNGGLLTYLLVSKELTLEEIYANMTEMLLAGVDTTSFTLSWATYLLAKHPEVQQHVYEEIVNKLGRDQVPVADDVPKMPLIRAVLKETLRLYPVLPGNGRVTQKDLIVGGYLIPKGTQLALCHYTTSYSEENFPMADKFRPERWLRKDALDRVDNFGSIPFGYGIRSCIGKRIAELEIHLALIQLLQNFEIKISPRTEPVHAKTHGLLTPGNSINVRFSDRK, from the exons ATGGTTGCTCAAGTCCTCCGGGCAGAAGGTAGAGCACCACAGAGAGCTAACATGGAATCATGGCAGGAATACCGAGATTTACGAGGAAGAGCTACAGGACTTATTTCTGC GGAGGGGGAACAGTGGCTAAAAATGAGAAGTGTACTGAGGCAAAAAATTCTGAAACCCAAAGATGTGGCTGTTTTCTCTGGAGGAGTCAATGAAGTTATTACAGATTTAATTAAAAGGATCCACACCCTCAGAAGTCAAGAGGACGACAGGGAAACAGTGACCAATGTTAACAACCTTTTCTTCAAGTATTCAATGGAAG GTGTGGCAACTATTCTTTATGAATGCCGGTTGGGCTGCCTGGAAAACAGTGTCCCACAACAGACTGTTGAATATATTGAGGCTCTGGAGTTGATGTTTAGTATGTTTAAGACCACTATGTATGCAGGTGCTATTCCCAAATGGCTTCGTCCACTTATTCCAAAACCCTGGAGAGAGTTCTGCAGATCCTGGGATGGACTCTTCAAATTTA gTCAAATCCATGTTGACAACAAATTAAAGGCTATTCAGTCTCAGCTGGACCAGGGAAAAGAAGTGAATGGTGGGCTACTCACCTACCTCCTAGTGAGTAAAGAACTTACTTTGGAAGAGATCTATGCTAATATGACGGAAATGCTCCTGGCAGGAGTGGACACA ACTTCTTTTACTTTGTCCTGGGCAACGTATTTGTTGGCAAAGCACCCTGAGGTTCAGCAACATGTTTATGAGGAAATAGTCAATAAGCTGGGGAGGGACCAAGTTCCTGTTGCTGACGATGTCCCCAAGATGCCTTTGATTAGAGCTGTGCTCAAAGAAACCCTCAG GTTATATCCAGTATTGCCAGGAAATGGAAGAGTGACCCAGAAAGACTTGATTGTTGGAGGATACTTGATACCTAAAGGG ACACAGCTGGCACTCTGTCACTATACTACTTCGTACAGTGAAGAAAATTTTCCGATGGCAGATAAGTTCCGACCTGAGCGCTGGCTGAGGAAAGATGCTTTGGACAGAGTAGACAATTTTGGTTCAATCCCATTTGGTTATGGCATTCGAAGTTGTATAGGAAAAAGAATTGCAGAGCTGGAAATTCATCTTGCACTGATTCAG TTGCTACAGAATTTTGAGATCAAAATTTCTCCTAGAACTGAACCGGTTCATGCCAAAACTCATGGGCTTTTGACTCCTGGAAACTCCATCAATGTGAGATTTTCTGATAGAAAGTGA